CCTGCAGATGATCTCAGTGAAGCTTCAGCGTGCGAcgagtgaaaacaaacatggtgaCTTTATCTGACATGTTGCAGGACGAGCTGAAACAACCAGCTGATGCGTTCACTGTCAGGGAAGAGTAGGACTCTGCAGGTAGCATTTAAAAAGCTAAGCTTACTGTTTgagtgaacatgtgtgtgaatCATCAAGCAGACGTGTGTCAGCGGCTCGTCTGTCATTACAGCTGTAATAAGCAGCTCtgcgtgaacacacacatctgactgACGCTcgtgtcacagctgctgctaacatgctaTTAGCATTTCCTCCGACACCGCGCACACCAActctttaatcattttgttcTCTTCAGGATCACTTTATCACCTGCAGCAACAATTCACATCAcatcctttcttttcctctgctctccccgCAGAGCGAGGGGGCGGAGGtctgtcccagcatgcaccgGGAGTCAGGCGAGGGTTACacggctgttttgttttctttgttgttctcAGTCTATAAATCAGTTCATACATTTACTCAGCAGAATTTacttttcctgtctttgttatttcatttttctattcAGACTCAAACAGACGACTTCCTGTCTgcggctcacacacacacacacacgcacacacacacacacacgcacacacacactgaggacataAATCTTGAAACACTCACAAATAGAAAGTTTCTATCAGACCAACAGGAGGAAGTGGTGCGTTTGTTGTGGACTATTTTCAGGCCGGTGTTGAAATCCAGTCCAGTGTGTGTTCGCGGTGCTGAGAGAACAAAAGTTTGGCTCCTTGAATCGGTTCTTGGACACCGAGGATCTCTCAGCAGACTCCTTCTCTACATCAGCAGCGTGATCAGCGTCACGCGAACAGACCGGTCGCTTTAACGCTGCCGGGGTTCAAACAAAGACTCGAGTCAACATCGCAAACTCTATTCTGAGAAACAATGAATGaacaggacttttatttttttaacctccctgaagtgatgatgatgatgtaagtGGGATAATCGCCTCCGAATTGTCGGTTAAATGGCGTTAATGGACTCGCTAAAGTGCCGAccgcctccacacacacacacacacacacacacacacacacacacacacacagacaagccaCCCATTCACACCGTTTAACAGAgcatcactgctgctgacattcATAAACTTCCAAATCGTGACTTTGATTTTCTGTATGAACGCCCACGAGCGAGAGACAttagagagagagggggagagcgagggagagagggaggacaaggTGATGCAGAGATGTTATGTAACGGAGGTGGATGGTAATTGGGTCCTCAAACCAGTGATTAGCTCGCTGTCTGGCCTCGAGGCTTCGAGGAAATGTAAAGTACAGGtctggacgtgtgtgtgtgtgtgtgtgtgtgtgtgtgtgagaagacaGTCTTTGTTCAGATGATattcagcagaaataaacaacaaacagtctTCAGTGAGAAACTCAGTTTGTTTCTCAGAGTGAGACCTCCTCAccaacaaatcaatcaaagaTCTCTGACAAGGAAAATAATCCAACATGTCCGACGCTGTCAGAGTTTCCTCTGCTACCAGTCAGGCTAACGCTAAACTAGCTGCAGGCTTATGCTAAGCTAGTTGAGAGAGTTCGTTTTTAGCTGCCTGCAGGCTGAACTGGTCACACATGTTCCGTCCAGAGAAACATTCTTCCTGACCTGTAGGCTTTTAAACTTTCCCATAATTCACAGCGAGGCAACAGAACGAGAGTTTAAACTCTGTAAACGGCTCGTTCACTTTTCAGCCTCGCTGCTGTAAATCCGCTGTGAGCTGCAGGACGACAGCAGAGCTCCTGGTGGGAAACATTAACCGCTGTAAACGCTGCCCGACTCCAGAACCACCGACCGCTGCTGCTGAGTCAGCAGGAAGAGtccaatcagtgtgtgtgtgtgtgtgtgtgtgtgtgtgtgtgtgtgtgtgtgtgaggctatGTCAGAGATGATAACATAATAAGTGTGTGTTGATGACTCTGTAGCTCAGATGTGgccacacgtgtgtgtgtgttggtgtgtgtgtgtgtgtgcgtgcgtgtgtggcGTTCATGGTCTTCCTGTATGAGAGGAGATGATGTGTTGACTTTTGTttgagccaatcagagagcagttTTCTCAGTGACCTCACAcctgtcctctctgtgtctcaggtgAGTCTCAGGGGACGGTGAACTTCGTGCTGTCTAAAGAAGGAGGCGATCTGTCTCTGGTGGAGCAGGCCAACGTCTGGCTCTTCCTCCGTCTGGCCAAGACCAACCGCAGCCGAGCCAAGGTCACCATCCGCCTCTTCCAGCAGCGCCGGCTTCCCAACGGACGCCCGTCTTCGCCACAAGACGACATCCTGCTGGCGGAGAAAACGGTGGACACCCGTCGCAGCGGCTGGCACACCTTCTCGGTGTCGGCGGCGGTGCAGGCGCTGCTGGAGGGCGCCGGCAGCACGCTGAGCCTCAGGGTTTCCTGCCCGCTCTGCGCCGATGCTGGCGCGACGCTCGTCCTGGTCTCCAGCGGCTCGGAGACGTCGCAGCGGGCCAGCCAGCGGGAACAGTCGCACCGGCCCTTCCTCATGGCCGTGGTCAGGCAGGAGGATGGCGCCGACTCGCGGCGGCGCAGGAAGCGCGGGCTGGAGTGCGATGGGAAGGTCCGCGTCTGCTGCAAACGGCAATTCTACGTCAACTTCAAAGACATCGGCTGGAACGACTGGATAATCGCACCACCCGGTTACCACGCCAACTACTGCGAGGGGGAGTGCCCCTCCCACGTGGCGAGCATCACCGGGTCCACGTTGTCCTTCCACTCCACCGTCATCAGCCACTACCGCATGAGGGGCTACAGCCCCTTCCAGAACCTGCGGTCGTGCTGCGTGCCCACCCGGCTACGGGCCATGTCCATGCTGTACTACAACGAGGAGCAAAAGATCATCAAGAAGGACATCCAGAACATGATCGTGGAGGAGTGCGGCTGCTCGTAAACATGAAGCCGGAACCGGGTCAGCCCGGAACAAACTGgactgcagaggagcagagaggaggaggacttctGAAcccagagaggggaggagatggagggaggagatggagggaggagatggagggaggagatggagggaggagatggaggaggagatggagggaggagatggagggaggagatggagggaggagatggagggaggagatggagggaggagatggagggaggagatggagggaggagatggaggaggagatggaggaggagatggagggaggagatggagggaggagatggaggaggagatggagggaggagatggaggaggagatggagggaggagatggagggaggagggagagacgagCAGTGACCTCATGATCATCGTCACTTTAAATCTACGCCGTCTCGTCCGTCGCCTCCCGCCTCCGTCGCTCGGCGCCGCTCTCTGGGAGTAAAACTCTTCTCGTTCAGCAGAACTCAGAAAGAGTCTCGACGgcactttcagaaaaaaaaaagaaaagaaaaaaaaatatagaaaaaaaagaatatctaATATATTTTTGTTACCTGAGGAGGGAGCGAGGcttatttatgtgtgtgagacGTTCAAGCACCACTCGACCCGTCAGAACCCGGAGCGACGAGGTGCCTGAAAAACTACTAACACAGAAATCTCAAAACTATGCAACTTGTTTCACATATTCTGGTCCTGTTCTGCTTCGTTTCTGTTCCgactgtttactttgttttaaacgtccgaggaggaaagaagaaaaaaactcttttgtattattttgttttttcagaagtataaatttgtgttttgtgtgtgtgtgtgtgtgtgtgtgtgtgtgtgtgtgtgtgtgtgtgtgtgtgtgtgtttgtgtgtgtgtgtgtttgtgtgtgtgtgtgtgtgtgtgtgtgtgtgtgtgttgagagatACTTGAAAGAAACAAGTTGGCTCGGCTGCTGGAACCAAACACTTCTTtatgttaccatggttaccatGTTGatgttataattattattgtcagtaagtatattaataatattattgttttcattgttgataatatttttggtttgtgtCATCGTgtatcatgttgttgttttgttttgtttcaagaaACGTTACGAgcgttttcatgttttttgcaCTATATAGCGACACTCACATCAGATTAGCCCGACTGAAGAGACTCAGCTCAGACTCAGTTCAGACTCAGTTCAGACTCAGCTCACAGACGGGAGCTTCCTGTCTGGACTCCAGCGCTCGCAGGTTCGATCCCCACCTGATTTATAAAACTCCACgttttataatgtgtgtgtccaagaaataaaaacctgaaCTAGCAGAGATCctgttcacctttttatttatttatttatttggcattAAAGTATTTAAATTCTGATCTCAACATTCTGAAGTGCTGTCTTGGTCCCAGAGGACCGGTTCTGACGGACGCTGAAATCTGACCAATGAAAACGTGAGAGCTAAATGAACTAGCAGCTGACACGTAGCCATGCTAGCTGAGTAACATTGCTAACATCAGCACTAACGAACCGATGAGCAAAGTAACGATCCTGCTGTTGATCCGGAACCTCCCGTCAGTCCCGGTCCAATGCTACGAGGAGTTCTGTTGCTGTGGAGGATTAAAAAGCACTTAGAAAAGATTTGGCTGGTAGTTAAATCCCGGGGTAGCTAACGAGGAGGCTAGCCACAAGGTTAttggcagccatcttgtgtCCTTTCTGTTAGCATAAATATTTAGTGACGGctaaaaagagcaaaaacagactgaaagcACAAAACCAATCTGTGTCTGATGCTAACAGGTGGTTAGCATCAGCCAGAGAAACAGCCCTCATTCATCCATATCGCAGgttttaaatgattcattcagactttttttttttaattggcagttttgtggatgtttttattggtttttgAAGAAAACAGGAATTTGATCACTTTGTgagaaaagctgattttttagTTTGATTCCCAGCTGGTTAAAACGTGGCGCTGTGTGACGGCGGCCGACTCGACCTGCGATCCTGCAGCAGCGTCACGTTCTAGTTTGCTTCAGGACACCAAAGAGTCGAGATGTCTGACTGAGAGAGACGGATGAAAAGttaatttacagtttatttgtCCATTTTGTTAGAAACCAGAACGGATTGTTGACGAGTCTGTAAAAAGGTGGTGCTGTTTGTCGACACAGGCTGATGTTCTCTTTAAGCTTCACAGAGTTCAGATTCATGtcagtgtcttttattttggcgTGGTGTTTCATCGCCCTTCCTGTCTGTCCCTCCCCGCACATCAAACACTGCACTTCCCACAATGCTTTACTCTTCCTGTTCTCtcaccacaaacagaaaaagacaatcCGCAGTCGCCTCGTTCTGTCGTTGGGAGAAAAACAAGACGTCCAATCAGAGTGTTTCTGTGTCGTCCGTGTTTCTATCAGTATTGTCGACTCGTTCACCAAAAGATTTGGCGTATCAGTTCCTGATGAAGTCACTCGTGTTCTGTTtccatgttctgtttttctgttattgtttgAAAAGAGAGCGACGCTCGTCTTCTGGACTCTCTGAGACGAGCTCGTCGTTCGTCCCGTGTGATGAACACGGAcgcaaacaaaatgtcagtgcagaaaaaaaaaagcctcaaaaagacataaaacgctgaaaaaaaaaggactaaaAGAAGAAGTGCTTGTATTTGTTCAGATTTTGTTCTTTATacaaaaaatactgacactgaACAAAGTGGACAAAGAATAAAAAGTCTATTTTTTATTCTGTATATATGGAAATCAAGATTCTAGTATGTTGCATTGCTTTGTTgtacaaatcaaaatgtgcTTGTGGCATTTTTCTAATCTAATTTATTTTACggtattgttttgtttggttttctgctTCACCATTAAAGTTTAAAGGATGTACACGATGAAAAGAGTCTTTGGTCTTTTGAATCAGGAactcacagaaacatcaaataaatgttctcTCAGTCACAACTTACAGTACGTCTGCTCACAAACTCACCAAACCCTGTCTTACTGTGACGAGCTGCTGTCCTCAGGTTTCttatccacaaacacactgtagaaCTCCTGAAGACTAGCCGGTACTGCTCGGCACAACATGGCTCCCAGTGGAAGGTGTCTTCCTGATCTGGTCTCCTTCAAAAACTCCCTTTATCTGTTTTAGCTGCGTAAACAAGGCTGGAAGAAGCTCAACCTGCTTTGGTttccacaaacagacacatttgatGTCGGCACCAACACTTCTGTAGACGGCCCGACTTGTACAGTGGACCTGGTTCTGATTGTCTCAGACTGGGCTGTAAATGTTCTATAAGATATATCCAGCTCTCTCACGCagacctgtaaacactgaatatcAGACATCAGAACCACGATGTGGttcctgcctcctctgctgtccAGTCTGAACCAGAACTCCTGTCCCAGGCCCAGAGACCCTCCtcactgtgtttacagcagTTTGGTCCATTCAGCTGCAATAAAAGGATGTTCTGAGTGATATCTGCTGGTTGGAAACTGTGTTGTGCAACAATTTGTCACCACCTTCCATCAGGTTGTAAAGCTGCACGCAGTTCTTTTGGCTCCGGGTCACGTCGACTTCTGTAACAACATAAACCGGCCTTGTTGAACCCACATATTAAAAATATGATTGCAAAAACCGGCGCTGGACGCTTTTCCAGCGTCGGAGGACGAGCGTTTAGGGTCGAGGACGAGGCGGCTGGAGCGGCTCcaggcagcgaggaggaggaggcgcagcAGGAATTCATTTCCTCACACCGAGGGAAAAATGCAGGCTGTGTATGTGATGCACGAGGCGGGAGGTGAACGGGTCAGTCGGAGCCCAGTGGTTCTGTTCTCTGGCCCGCTATACTTTGAAGCTGCTAAAAGGTGACGCTGGGTCTGAGCTACTGAagtgtaaatgaaaaatgaaagttgtTCCTCAGGAGAGACGAGTTCTAAAGATAATGGGTCACATTTCAGTGACTGAGAGGTTCTGTAGTTAAACACCAACAGAACCTTTAAAGTTAAACTGATCTGGGTTGAATTTTGAAGGCTGAAGTCcaaaagaaagagtgaaaagttCTGAGAGACAGCTTCTGTTCTTTAGATGTGTGTAACAGTTCTTCACTTGGttgctgacagaaaacacacatacaatgtTGTCttaaagcagacaaacagtAGTTTGACtcctcagggccaccgtagacCATCGACGGTCCTGCAGTGAAACCCTGAAGGTTCATCAGCCCACAGAGAACGTCTCCACTGACTCAGAACCAGAATCTGACTGTAGAGACCAGTGATGTGGGTTTgcctacagtgtgtgtgtgtgtgtgtgtgtgtgtgtgtgtgtgtgtgtgtgtgtgtcctctcgTGAGCAGGAGTCCATTTGCATTGATGAGGTAATGGagtgaggtttgtgtgtgtgtgtgctgtcggGAGGAGACTTCAAcaaaattgcatttattttgagaGCAAATgggaggaaagtgtgtgtgtgtgtgtgtgtgtgtgtgtgtgtgtgtgtgtgtgtgtgtgtgcgtgtgtgtgtgtgtgtgtggcttggGTTGTCTTGGTCTGGTTTTGGAAGACTTCGACCTCTGATGTCATTTACAGACGTGGCACaagtgaagacacacacacacacacacacacacacacacacacaacacacacacatgcacacacacacacacacacacatgcacacacacacaacacacacacacacacacactgtgtcagaGCTGATAAATCATCAGGATGTTCTTatttaaaaactctgaaataataaaaacaacttcctgtgcatgtgtgtgcgtgtgtgtgtgtgtgtgtgtttgtgtgcctggtgtgtgtgtgtgtgtgtgtgtgtgtgtgtgcgtgtgtgtgtgtgcgtgtgtgtgcgtgcgtgtgtgtgtgtgtgcgtggtgtgtgtgtgcatgtgtgtgcgtgtgtgtttgtgtgcctggtgtgtgtgtgcatgtgtgtgcgtgtgtgtgtgtttgtgtgcgtggtgtgtgtgtgcatgtgtgtgtttgtgtgtgcatgtgtgtgcgtgtgtgcatgtgtgtgcgtgtgtgtgtgtgtgtgtgtgtgcagtataaATAGAAGTCAGTGTTAATGACAGGAGGACAGTGAAATGACTTGCAGATGACTCGGCTCCGCCTCGACACGGCACATCAAAGGACCAGAGACTCGTCGCTGCTCCGTCTCTGTGAGGAACCACGGCCACAGTTCAGCCCTCCATCAGAACTCTGACAGGCTGGGTTCTGGGTTCTGGGTTCTGGGTTCTGGGTTCTTGGTTCTGGGTTCTGGGTTCTGGGTTCTGGCTAGGATATGTTACTGTCGAGATGTAAGTTGATGCTGCAGGATCCCTCCTGTAGATCCGGTCCTCATAAGTGCAGCAGTAAAGCCGTGGGAGTGTGTTCAGATCAAAGGCCTCAGCAGACCACAGCAGGGAGCCTCCCTGCTGTGGTCTGCTGAGGACCAGCATGCACTGCTTCAGGAGGCGGAGACAACACCATCACTGTGACACACGTTACATTACAAACACGGACTAAACAAACCCAAACAGTCAAagctcctcatctctcctcctgatgatataaagttagcagctagctgttagcatgctaacttcagagtGGAACCAGAGACGTcgtcactgttgtttcttccattttccaTCTTTAGCTCAGTTATAACAATAATGTTTAACTAAAACTCTGGTTGTAATTTACAGACTACTCCTTTAAGTTACGTCAGTACAGTCTatttaaaacaacactgcagcacgTCACGGTGTTGAGGTGTGGTCAGAGCTGCTACACTGGAAGGCAACATGAATTTTTAGATTCAGCATCTGAACAAGTTTTGTGTCGGTTTCCTCCCGGCTGACAGGACCGGCCCGTCTCATCCTGCACGTCCTGTAAGCAAACTGAAGCTCAGGGAAGATAAAGATCTAGATGATAAAGATGCTTCTGTGACACAAAGCGGAGCTTCGGCGTTGAGCTGCAGAGTTCAGAGCGATCCTGCAGAGCCTCATATGACCCTGCGGTCGGTGGACAGCAGCACTCTGGGTAATTTAACAGGGAAGTTTTTCTTGACAAATAACAGACACGGACGATTTGCAAGGGAATAAAATCACGGAGGGCAATTATCACTCATTACTGCATTTCCCTGTGAGATAGCAGCTCTGCGACCAGCAGCCCGGTGAGAGTTAGCTTACGGGACAGAGGGCGTGACAGCAGAGTCATTTCCCCTCCGACGGTCAGCAGACGTCAGTCCAGCATGGGAAACAACAACTGGAGCCGCAGAGTATCCAGGCTGCTTCTGGAACAACTCAGGTCCTGGTTCACAGTCCTGGAACTCAAGGCTGCACAGACCTCCTCCTGCGAGAGGACCAAGACTGAAACACACCTGTTGTCTCCCGATTTAAAGACAGAGTGGTTCTCGGATCCTGACCGAGTGTCCCACCGAGTGCTACTGTCAGCTAGTAAGCTCTGGTACTTGTGGTCCGGActgtgagctcagagcaccaggacagggctagctggttagcatgctaacttcagtagatatctcgTCAACATTcttaattttcagttttctgttgtgATGAAGCTCAGCGGTCAGacatcatgtttctgtctctcatcaCAACGCTGAGCTTACTTCAGCTTTAGTTTGAGGTTTAGACACAAACCAGCTGGGTCAGGGTCAGAACACATCGTGGTTTGGCTTTACATCGTCACAAcgatcacagatggagaagaTCCAACTTCTATTTTCCTAAAAACAGGCGATTTTGTTTCCACAAAAATGACTGGAAGTCTCCAGCTGTCGTCGGCCGCTAACAACGTAATAACACGTCACATGTGGCACGGATCAGTCGAGCCGCTCAACTGCAAACTGTGATAAAATTATAAACATGAAGTCTGAATGTTGTTGAGCCGAACAGAACCAGGACCTCCAACCATGTGACCCTGATGACTCAGCACTCTGCAGTCTGGTATGGAAGCAGGTTTATCACATAATGAGCGCAGAGTGTGACGTGATGACGATGCATGACGGAGCACAAACATGTCATCACACTGTGGTGCAGCTCAGAACCAGACCGGAGCAGCAGAACAGTTCTGACCCAACGGCTGTCAGTAGTGTTTAATTGAGCTTGGAAACACATTTAACCAGCAGCGAGCTGAAGAATGTCTGCGAGCTTCATGTGGAGGCTGGATATCCTCACCAGCTATTTTaatcacagcagaaaatgtaagTGGGGTTAACCCGAGTTCCTGCTCGACCACAGAACGCCATCGAGAGCAGCAGGAACGCCGTCTCGGGTCAGCAGGATCGGATCTGAGGCCGGCGGTTTGGCCCGATGAAGACGAGGCCTCGGAACCGCAAACTGATCCACATTctttcatggaaaacacattcTGTGTTTAAAAGCTGGGCTGAGACGCTAATTAGACTTCTGCTGCGAGTTCTTATCTCCTGCAGGCTTTATAGTTTACAGATTAGTGTTTCCACTGAGTCACTTCAACAGCCCgaccagcagaaccagaactgtCTGCTGCCTTCATCAGAACAGACCCAGATGATGAATTAATCATTCAGACCGCATGAGAAACTCTTTGGAAATCTCCAGTGTTTACCAGAACCGTCTGAACCTCCTCATGAGCACCAGACGGAACCTCTTTGCTCTTGTCGTCGGGATGCACCAGATTGGGTTTTACTGATATCCAATACGCCGAT
This is a stretch of genomic DNA from Acanthopagrus latus isolate v.2019 chromosome 19, fAcaLat1.1, whole genome shotgun sequence. It encodes these proteins:
- the inhbaa gene encoding inhibin subunit beta Aa, whose translation is MSVLPLLSWTVLLLVQSCSSSSDPASKHQPLSLTVHPHHQLLPDAASSSHCPSCALARMRRNEGLADDMAGHDQEGEAAQQDVVEAVKRHILNMLHLQARPNITRPVPRAALLNALRKLHVGRVAEDGSVQIEGEEEARGRGGRGGGGGAAVAAARAGDAGDAQETTEIITFAEAGESQGTVNFVLSKEGGDLSLVEQANVWLFLRLAKTNRSRAKVTIRLFQQRRLPNGRPSSPQDDILLAEKTVDTRRSGWHTFSVSAAVQALLEGAGSTLSLRVSCPLCADAGATLVLVSSGSETSQRASQREQSHRPFLMAVVRQEDGADSRRRRKRGLECDGKVRVCCKRQFYVNFKDIGWNDWIIAPPGYHANYCEGECPSHVASITGSTLSFHSTVISHYRMRGYSPFQNLRSCCVPTRLRAMSMLYYNEEQKIIKKDIQNMIVEECGCS